Within Schumannella luteola, the genomic segment TGGTGTTCTGCGTCGTGACGCTCATCGCGTCCTCCGTCCTTCGGCGTCGACCGCGCGGGCGAGCCGGTTGGCTGCCAGCACGGTCAGTGCGATCACGAGCCCGGGCAGCGTCGTCAGCCACCAGGCGCCCTGCAGGTAGTCGCGCCCGGTCGACACGAGCGAGCCCCACTCCGGCGTGGGCGGAACCGCGCCGTAGCCGAGGAAGCTCAGCGACGAGATCGCCAGCACGGCCGTGCCGAGCTCGAGCGTCGCGAGCGCGATGACCGGCCCGGTCGAGTTCGGCAGCACGTGCCGCAGCAGCACGCGCAGCGGATGGTTGCCGGCGACGACCGCCGCCTCGACGTAGGTCGAAGTGCGCACCTTCACCACCTCGGCCCGCAGCACCCGGGCGATGCCGGCGGCGCTCGCCAGGCCGACCGCGATCGCGACGTTCGTGGTGCCGAAGCCGAGGGCCGTGATGAGCGCGAGCGACAGCAGCAGGCTCGGGATCGCGAGCAGCACATCCGTCACCCGCATGACGACGTCGTCGACCCAGCGGCCGACGTAGCCGGCTACGAGTCCGAGCACGGCGCCCGACGCCAGCCCGATGCCGATCGCGAGCACCGCCGAGCGCAGGGTGAGCCCGGTGCCGTGCACGACCCGGGTGAACAGGTCGCGGCCGAGCTGATCGGTGCCGAAGAGGTGCGCCGCGCTGGGGCCCTGCAGCTTCTCGCGCGGAACCCCGGCGAGCGGATCTCCGGCGGCGATCAGCTGCGGCAGCACGGCCCCGACGACCACGAGCAGCAGCCAGACGGCGGCGAGGATCGCATCGAGCGGCAGGGCGCGCAGCAGGCGCCGGGCACGATCGCCGAGGCCGGCGGAACCGCGGCGGGACGCCTCGGCATCGGCGAAGCGGTCGGCGGCGGTGGTGGCGAAGGTGTCGCCGGGCGTCGCCGTCCGGGCGGAGCGGTCGAGGGTGGGCGTGCTCACGAGCGGGCTCCCGTCGTCTCGAGTTCGGTGCGGGGATGCGCGGCGTGCGCGGGCGTCGTCTCGGCCGCGGTGGCGGATGTCGGAGTCGGCGAGAGCCCAGCGGCGGAGGCGGGAGCATCTGCGTCGACCGCACCGGCGAAGGCTTCGCGGGCCCGCGCGCGCGCACGGGGCCCAGCGAGACGGATGCGCGGGTCGAGCAGCGGGTACAGCAGATCGACGACGAGGCTGACGACCACGAAGACGAGCGCCGCGAACAGCACCACGCCTTGCACGATCGGGATGTCCTGCGCCGTCACCGCGGTCGCGGTGAGCCGGCCGATCCCGGGCCGCGAGAAGACCGTCTCGGTCACGACCGTGCCCGAGAGCAGTCCGCCCACGATCACGCCCGTGTAGGTCAGCGCCGGCAGGGCGGCGTTGCGGAGCGCGTGCGCGAAGTGCACCCGGCCGCGCCCGGCGCCCTTCGCCCACACCGCATCCACGTAGGGCTCGCGCAGTGTCGTCGCGAGGCTCTTCGACAGCAGCTGCGCGATCGCGGCCCCGGTCGGCAGGGCGAGCGCGATCGACGGCAGGATCGCGGCCGTCCAGGTCTTGTCGCCGAGCGCCGGCAGCCAGCGCAGCTGAAACGAGAACCACTGGATGAGCAGCAGCCCGAACCAGAAGCCGGGCACCGCGACGCCGACCGGCGGCAGCGCCAGCAGCACCCGTGCGAGCACCCTGCTGCGGGTCAGGGTCGCGGCGATCGCGACGCCGGTGCCGCCGAGGATCGCGAGCACGATGCCGAGCGCGGTGATCTGCAGCGTCGACGGCAGCGCCGCGGCGATGAGGTCGGCGACGGGCCGCCCCGAGCCGATCGAGCGGCCGAGATCGCCGCGCAGCACCTGGCCGATGCCGTCGACGTACTGCAGCCAGAGCGGCCGGTCGAGGCCGAGCTCGTGCCGCAGCGCATCCAGCTGGGCGTCGCTGAGATCGGTCGCGTCGGGCCCGGCGAGGATGCGCACCGGGTCGCCCGGCAGCGCCCACAGGATCAGGAAGGTCGCCGTGTAGGCGGCCCAGAGCACCCCGACCGCCTGCAGCAGCCGGCGCAGCAGATAGCGCGTCACGATCGTCCCCCTCGCCGTCGCTCAGTTCGCCGCGACGACGCGGGCGTCGAACGAGGGGTCGGCGGCGGCGACGCGCGAGTTCCAGCCGAGCCGCGGCGCGACCAGGCCGACGACGTCGGCGAGGATCTGCTCGTAGTCGCCCGGCGAGAACTCGTAGGGCAGCTCGAGCCGCAGCTCGTCGACCTGCGCGAGCAGCGGATCGGCGAGCAGCCGGGCCACGA encodes:
- a CDS encoding ABC transporter permease subunit; this encodes MSTPTLDRSARTATPGDTFATTAADRFADAEASRRGSAGLGDRARRLLRALPLDAILAAVWLLLVVVGAVLPQLIAAGDPLAGVPREKLQGPSAAHLFGTDQLGRDLFTRVVHGTGLTLRSAVLAIGIGLASGAVLGLVAGYVGRWVDDVVMRVTDVLLAIPSLLLSLALITALGFGTTNVAIAVGLASAAGIARVLRAEVVKVRTSTYVEAAVVAGNHPLRVLLRHVLPNSTGPVIALATLELGTAVLAISSLSFLGYGAVPPTPEWGSLVSTGRDYLQGAWWLTTLPGLVIALTVLAANRLARAVDAEGRRTR
- a CDS encoding ABC transporter permease; protein product: MTRYLLRRLLQAVGVLWAAYTATFLILWALPGDPVRILAGPDATDLSDAQLDALRHELGLDRPLWLQYVDGIGQVLRGDLGRSIGSGRPVADLIAAALPSTLQITALGIVLAILGGTGVAIAATLTRSRVLARVLLALPPVGVAVPGFWFGLLLIQWFSFQLRWLPALGDKTWTAAILPSIALALPTGAAIAQLLSKSLATTLREPYVDAVWAKGAGRGRVHFAHALRNAALPALTYTGVIVGGLLSGTVVTETVFSRPGIGRLTATAVTAQDIPIVQGVVLFAALVFVVVSLVVDLLYPLLDPRIRLAGPRARARAREAFAGAVDADAPASAAGLSPTPTSATAAETTPAHAAHPRTELETTGARS